The DNA sequence CTCCTATGGAGCCCGCCCTGACCTGTGCGCCTCCCTGGCGGTGCTCTGGGCCCCTGAGCCTGCCTGTAGTCCTCCCTGGCTCCCCCAAGGCCTGTGAGTCCCCACACACCCCTGCTTCCCCTACCCAGGGTCCCCCGCTTCACCCACCTTGcttaccccccaccccccgctgcCCTCAGGAGTTCCTCCTCCCCAGCGGGGTTCACCCATTCCTCCCGGGGGTCCTGGGCGCCTGCTGCCCTGCAGCCCATGGTTGCCCATCTGACTGAGAGCCCCAGGTTCACCTGAGAGGAAGGGCATGGGTGCTAGGATTGAGGGGTACAGGTGGCAACAATTTCCTTTCTCAGGGACCCTGTTTGGACGAGGGGAAGGTGGGTGCCTGAGCCCCTCCTCGGGCCTGGGGGCAGCAGGTCCACCCTCATGGGGATGAGGGTCCCTGAGCCCCAAACAGGCACCTGTCATTAGCTCAGTGACCATGGTTTGgagtgaggtggggtgggagccAGGTGGGGGTCCCTGGCTGAGGTCCTCATGAGAGCACTTGCCAGCCTTGTCTAGATGGGTGGGTAAAGAGGGGTGTTTATCCCAAAGGCAACATCTGGGGGCTGTCATGGGCTGTGGGGCAGCAGATTCCCACAACTGGGGTCCCCCCTCCAAACCCACAGCCTCTGGGGAGAGCAGGACccactcccctccctgctccccagccacAGCCACTCCCCTGCTGGGCTCCTCTTCCCCATTGAGACCCATGAGTTCTGCCTCCCCTAGTCAGCCTCTGGGCCACGACTGGCCTGCAGCCCCCATCAGATGGACGGACGCGTGTAAAGGTCACTGGACCAAGCCTCTTACTGCACCCAGGCAAGATGGGGAGACGGAGCACGCGGGAAAGAGGGGGGCATGGGGGCACCAGGACGTGGTTTCCTGGGATTCTGGGAAAGGGGCTGCTTGAGGGCCTGGGGGAACCAGGCAGTGCCCAGTCCTGTGTGTGCTCAGGCGCCCATCTCTACATCCAGGCACCCAGGAGGGCAGGCGGCCTGGTGCAGGGGCCACACAGAGAGACCAGCCCAGGAGTGGGGGAAGAGCCCCAGTGACCCCCAGACCCTTCCCCAAAGGGGACAGTACCTCCCCACTCAGGGTGGGGACCACCATGTCCCCCTTCCTTGCTGTGCCCACTGGCGCATCTGGGAGCTTCCAGGATGGGCATGGGGGGCCTGGCACCCTCGTGGAGGAAGGGGTTGAACTTCAAGtgctctgggaggcagaggggcGGTTGGCATGGGTGCAGGGTGGAGGCTGGTTGTGCTAGCGGCTGGGCACCAgccacctgcccagcctggccagcATGAGGACAGAGATGGCACGGGGGTGCAAGGGGCTGTGGGGTCCCATGAGGAGGCGGCCACTCACTCTGGATGGTGGACTCGCAGGCTTGGCGCACAAGCTGGTAGATGGTGGCCAGTGGCTGTGGCTCGCCCTGGGGGGAAGAGGGGCCTTGGGCACAGCACCACCACCAGGCTGGCCCCTCAGTGTGAGGGCACCTCAGCCCCCCAGGTGGTGCCTCACTTACCTTCTCTCCTCACTCCCCCCCTGGGCCCCGGCAGCCCCTGAAgcaggaggaagcagggagaacTCCCtggcagagagaaataaactgcAGCAAAGAAGCCCCTCCGTGTGGGGCCCCATCCATCCAGTGGGTGGGAGACCTGGCACCTGAGACCCCGAAGGGGCAGGGCCTGAGTCCCACCCTGAAGCCCTAATCCTAGCAGGGAGACCCCAGGGGGCAAAGGACACACTTCCCCGCAGGCAAGATGGTCCCAGGACCCcggcagctgggctgcaggggtGAGTGTGGCGGGCCTGGACAGAGTCCCCCCGGCCCTCGCCTCCCTCCGCCTGCCCAGCTCCCGGGAATGTGCTGgagcccccacccagcctgcagGCCCAGGTCTGCCCCAACCCCCCCCAGAGCCCACAGCCCCACTACCTGAGCCCCACCTGTCCTGGGCCTCGCAGGCCAGGCTCCCTCTGCTACGGGCAGGCCCCAAACGTGGGCCTTGCTTCACAAACATGCTGCCCAGGAAGGCCTCAAGCAGCCAGCGAGGATGTGTCTGCACACATCTGTGTCTCTCACTACCCCAACTTGCTGCTGGCTGGCTGGTTTTGGGGGAACTTACTGTGGGTCCACAGCCCCTGGGGGTCCTTGCTCCCCACTGGTCCCCCTGGCCCCCACCATGCCCTGTAAGCCatgcaaagaggcagaggtcagggcTTGACTGAagccccctcccccctccaggaGGTCCCCTGGCTCCCTAAGGTCTGGGTCCCCACTGCCCTGGGCTAACACCCCTTAGCTTGTCCCCAGCCTCCTGCAGGCCTGTGCCTCCTGCAGGCTGCTCCTCGTCACCCAGCCCAGGGCTAGTCCAGGCCCTGCTATCCTCACCCTACGCCCAGGGCAGACCCCACCTCCTGATTCTGTACTCAAGTGTCCCCTGGCTGTGTTCCAGTTGTCCTGAGTGTGACCACAGGTCAGGTCCCCCAGAGGGTGGCTTCTTGCAGGAGGGGCTGAGGCCCATCCCTGGGAGATcctggctgggcctgggctgtCTGTCCTGGACCCCCACTCAGAGCAGCCCCCAGGCACAGAGCTCAGCAGGGACTCCCGGGAAGCAGGGCTTGGGTAGGAAGGCATTTCCAAATGGAAggctgcagcccctgccctccagcaGGGTGGCCTCAAGGGTGGGGGTGTCCTGGTGctttggagggagagagagagaagggggccCAGACACTTTCCTGCTGTGTGGAATTGGGGTACAGGTATCGGGGGGACCGTGCAAACACTGCATTGTCACACCAACCTGCCGGAGCAGGGAGCAAGGGgcaaggggcagggggaggctgCTGCATTCCTCGGCACAGGATGCTCACATGCCCAGCAGAGCCTAGAAGCTTCCAGCCCAGGGAGAGGGCCCCCAGGTTGCCTCCTGGAGGTGACCCAGCTACAGCCGGTGGGGGGCGAGGGGGCCAGACTGTGTTCAATTCAGCCCCAAGAGCCCTGGGGGTGTGGGCAGGGTGCGGGCTCAGGGAAGAGAGGTGCCTACCCTGGGGCCAGGGGGTCGGGGCAGGCTAGCAGTGCCCGCCAGACCTCGCATTCCCTGAGCACAAAGGAAGAGGCGGGCTGAGGGGGCCTCACACACCTGCACCACCCCCAAGGCGACCACATGGCCCCCCCAAGCAGCACCCTGGTGACCCGTGACCCAACCCCACCTTCAGTCCCTGGAGGCCGACCTTCCCAGGGGAGCCCTGGTGGCCAGGGTGGCCCCATAAGAGAACAGAGGGAGCTGACCAGGCTGGGGCCAGGGGCTGACCCAGAGGAGGACCTGGCGACCCAAGCCCATGGGGGTgccaccatccccaccccaaGCCCGGAGCAGGGTCTGACCCCACTACCTGCAGGCCCGGGAGCCCTTGGACCCCTTTCTCTCCTTTGACCCCTGGTGGACCCTGGAGGGGAAAGACAGGCTGGGCAGCAAGGCTCGGGGTCAggagggggagtgtggggagggggagatggGGGGGAgatgggggatgggtggggagggaagggagagacgGGGAGGGGCAGATGGAGGGGCAGAAGGAGGACGGGGAGGGGCAGATGGAGGGGCaggaggatggggtgggggatgagggggaggggggaggggtggggaacgagggggaggcaggggtggggagcagtggggtgggagaggcaACACCTACCACGGGTCCCTGCGCAGTTCGGCCCGGCACCCTGGTGacccctgctggcctccaggaCCCTCAGGCGCTGTTTACCCAGGTGGCCCAGGCTCTCCCTGGAGacgtgggcagggctggggtgagaAGGGgcacctcccccagccccctcccttgGTACTGCCCTTGGAGCCCTCCCTACCTCTGCCCACATCCAGCCGGTGCATCCAGACCCAGGCCCACAAGGGGCACTTCCACTGGAGGGAGCCTGCCACGAGCCCTCTGGGTCAGCCCCCAGCCCAAGCATGTTTCCGGGTCACGGAGACGATGAGGGCCACCTTCAGGGTGTGCGGCCAGCtccacccagcccccaccccttctcccacATCTAGAAGCTTCCAGTAGCGGCAGGTGCAGAAATCACCGTGGTTCAGCAGAAAACCCCAACAGGCCAGTCAATGCTCTGATCCCACCGGAACATTCTACCAGGCCTCTAAGGGGCACTGACACCAGCGCTGTTTAAATGGTTCCAGGTTTCAGGGCAAAGAAAGAatgctttcaaataatttttgtgaATTCAGCCCATCAATGCACCACACTccacaaagagaacagcagactCTTTCATGTTTGAATAACGATGTGAAAATCTGACACATTAGCAGACAGATCCTGTAGCCCATGAAATGGACAGTGGGTGTTCAGTGACCAGGGCGGCTTTCTACCCGATGCAGGAATGGCTCAGTACTGAGGGTCACACAAAACTCACTCACCACACAGCTCCCGAAGAAAAATTGTTTGATCATGTCCATAGCAGCTAAAGCAGCACTAAATCTTATTTAATATCCACTCTTGATTTTTTAATCTCCTGATAAAACAAGAGTAAGTGAATTTTACCGTCATGGGAGAAAAATGTCTGCCCGATACCaagccagccccacagccaaCAGATAAATGCCAGAGGCATTTCCACCAGTCATGGCGAGGGCGTCTGTTCGCAGGCATTCGGTCCTGGAGAAATGCTACGTTTTCACCACCACCATTACACGAGAGAAGGAACTGAAGTGAAAAGTAGTGTTCGGCGGGTGATGTGAATTTAACCAGGAAATCCCAAGAAAATCATCTGAAAGTAAACCATGTCAGGTAAGATGACGGAGCAAGAAATAGGAAAGAGGAGACAGgaatgatgcagagagagagcagcTACAGCCAGGGGGCTCGGCCACAGGCCCGGGGTGCGGGGGAGACGCGGCCTCAGGGAAGGGCCCGCTGAGGGCTGGAAGCTGCAGAGCCCATTCAGATGGGGTGGGGGGCCACTCAGTCGGTGGCTGTGCGGAGAGCTGGGGGCAGAGGTCGGTCCCCCCCTCACTCCTCACGCAAGAGTCACCTCCGAGAAAGGCATTTCGTGCTTACCGCGAGACCCTGTGCTCTGTACTCGGACCCACGGAGacctttcacagagcagaagtcgGGAGCTACAGAGGACAGAGCTGCAGGCTTAGGGGAGAGAAGCCCATCTGTTGGGATACTCAGTGCCTCAGGACACGAGACTCAGAGCCCAGATACGTGGCCAGCCGTACAGAGGAGGCTCAGAGAACATATTTCCAACAAGAAAACACCAGCAACTTCCAAAGGGTGCCAGAGCTGCGTGGAGAAATGCCAACTAATAGGGCCTCAACACCATCCCCGTGGCATTGCCCAAGGCTGCGGCCACACAGGActtgtggggtggggtggggagcgggCCCCTGCCCAGGGAGGACACCTGGGCCCAGGGGGCGGGGGGCTCACCCCTGCCTCTCGTGCACATGCCGGGCCCCTGCCCCTCGGGCCTGCCATCACTCACCCTGGGCCCTGGGAAGCCCTGCTCTCCTGGGGCTCCGCTCCTCCCGGGGACACCCTGCAAGGGTGCCAGCCGGCTGAGCTGCAGCACCGCCCACCAGGCCGGGTGGACCTCCGCTCAGCACTGCCCTGTACTCTGGGCCTCTCAAGCCCTGGCTCGTCCCTGGTGAAGACTGCGGGCCCACAGCAGgaggcccagggcctggggagcTGTCTCCTTGGGGACCGGATGGAAGGGCTCCCCCAAGGGCTGACCCACAGCCCAGAGCACCCAGAGCCCAGAGCACCCAGGACCCAGTGACTCACAACCAGGCACACCACGCCAGCCGGCCCCACAGCAGTGCCTAGACTCGCTGGGCCTGGGCCCCCACCCAGCTGGGAATCCGAGATAAGCGGCATCCTGCTCCTGAAGGGCGTCAGCTCTGGGGAGGGAGGCCAGTGGGAggctcagaggaggggcctggcggggtgggggaggataAGGTACCGAGGAGGCTCATGAAGTGCATCCCATGTGCGAGGTGGGCCCGGGACGGCTGCTGTGGGTGTCGGGGGCCTGCCCTCTGCCAGTGGCAGTGAGATGTGGCCAAGGTCCTTGGGGCCCAGGGGGCCCAGGGGTCTGCGAGGAGCAGGTGCAGTCAGAAGGCAAAGCCGGGCAGGACTCTCCTTCCTTCTGGAAGAAAGGAGACCCTGCTCAGTAATGGACTCTCCCCGGCTATGGTCTGAGCTGGAGCTCAGGTAGCCATGGATGCCTGGGTTCCAAGGACCCTCCAGACCCACACCTGGGAGGCTGGGGGTGAGGGAATGGGTGGAATGAGTTCCTGGGAGGactccctctcccagcccctcccaggctcCCCACATGGCCGGCCCAGCACGGTACACCAAGGAcccctgcccactgcctgccGCGTGAGCCCCGGCCTGGCTATAGCCCGGCTCTGCCTGAAGAAAAGCGAAGTGGCCCCCTGCAGCTGGGGCTTCCCAGCCCGCTCCAGCCTGCCATGCTCCCAGGGCCTCCTGGACTCTCCCATCCTGCTCCCCAGGACCCCAGCTCTGGCCTGTGGGCTACCTCCTCAAGGAAACCTGCCCTGACCTCTCCCCCGCCAGGATGACAGATGCCCGGCTACCCCCAGGCTCTGGGGCCCTTGGCAGCACTTGCCGCCTACCGCCGCAGGGAGCTCGCAGCACTTGTCCTCCTCTGCCCAGGGGGCATGGCACATGGTCTGCAGTGTCTGGAGCTGGAACCACGAAGCAGACAAGCAGGGTCAGCCCGACATGGCCTGGGGGTCTGCCAGCCCTGCCCGGCCCTGCCCAGCAGGAGGCGCCCAGCTCACCACTGAAGAGCTGCCCTGGGGGCCCCGGGACTCGGCCAGCCTCCCAAGTAAGAGGAAACCAGTGGCGGGTGGGCTGCCTGCCTCCCCGATGGGCCTCTCAGCCACCTTCCGACAGTCCACGTGCAGTCTGCCTGTGGAGCGGCTCACGGCCACGTGCACCTGCAGACACCACGGGAGGGTCCCCTGAAGCCCCAGCTAGGGTGGGCGCCCACCTGTGCTCGCAAGGCACAGCTGGGAGGAAGCGCCCGTCACCTGGGGACAGGATCTTGACTCTGCCCCAAGTCTCGGACCCTCTCACTAGTgccccctctgtaaaatggacaaaGTGCCCCCAGCTGCAGACCCCTCCTAGGAACTCCCAGGACGCAGAGAAGAGGGTTGGGGTGCTCTCTGACACAAATCCAgacaggggcaccaggggcagaAGGGACCTCACGGGCAGAGGCCCACATGGGCCACTGTGACTCCCGAAGGAAGTTCCAGCACAGGGAGCACAGGGGAGGGTGGAGCTGCTGGGACGGGACAGCCTGTGGCTGGGAGACAGCGAGCTTGTCCTGCAGAGTCCCGACAGCGGGGGCTCTGCCCCAGGAcctggggagctgggcaggggAGGCAAGCCTTGGGCCTCCAGAACCTTCCAGGACCTTGTGGAAGCTCCTGAAGAATATGGTCCTCACTTCGGGCAGGTTGAAGGTGACCTCCTGCAAGGTGGCCCCGGGGACATGGTTGAAGTAGGTCAGGGATTTTCTGTGGGGATGGAAGCAAGGAGTACTTGAGGCCCGTGGCAGGTGCAAAGCCCCATGTGCCCCAAACCTCAGGGGCCATGCTTTGGAGAGGGTGGGTGCCCTGCTCTCTGCCTGGAGaggccctggcctggcctggaggtGGACTTGCTGAGGACCCACAGCCCAAGGGGCTTCCAGGCCCACCTGAGCccgctgccctccctccctcctgaccatCCGGCAGGAGCCCCAGGGTAGGCTGGAAGTCCTCGGCCATCATCTGCCACAGGGCGAAGGCCTCACGGGGCATCTCGGGGCACAGGTGCAGGAGGAAGACCACTGTGTATTCCGGTGGGAGGGCGGCCGGGTAGGTGTCACTGTGGGAGCATGGGTGGGGGCCCGAGAGGAGCCGGGACGGTTGGGTCCCTGCCTTTCATCCCCCGGACCCCCGGGGCTGCAGGCCGGGGTCCATGTGGCCAAGCTGGAGCCTCTCCTGCCTTGGCTTCTGCATGAAAGACGTACGTGAGGGACAGAGTACCCCCCCAAggctgccctcccacccccacacagGCTCTCAGAGTGTCCGAGGACACAGCGCTCTGCCCTGAGGCCCAGCTGCGGCCAAAGGTCCCCCCACCCAGCCAGTACCAGGGCGACGCTGGGCAGGGCTCACCACGACCCCACCCTTCGGAGTCTGCATGGGAGACGCTGCAGGCGGAGGCCTGGCAGGGGGTCTTGGGCCCTGTGCTGGGGCAGCCATGCCCTCCCGCCGACCCGTGCTGTCGGCGTGCTCAGGCTGGGCGGGCAGTGGGGACCCATGCCAGTGCCCGCCGGGAGTGctgaggggtggggagcagggtctTGGGTTACCCCATAAAACTGCTCCCTATTTGTCCTCCATCTGCGCTTAGGATAATGAGGAGCCCTTAGATCCACCCAGTCCATGCTTGCAAGTCTCTGAGCATTGACCCCAGGGCCTTGGTAACTGTTGTACCCTTCCTGAGGGCCCTTCCCCTCCGTTGTGTCCCGGTGGCTCCTGGGGTGGGGCATGCATGCCTAAGAGCAAATAGGCAAACAGGAAATGCCTGGCCTTTCACGCAGTGATGGCCTGGGAGAAGCCGATCAGCAGCAAAGGGATGGCATGTGGGAGCCACGGCAAGGTCTGTGGTCGGCTGGAGAGAAGCCGGGGAACAAGGGGCAGATAAAAGGCAGAGTAAACCGCGGGCTCCAGGCAGAGCAGCCCGCCGGAGGATGAGAAcgtggctgggaggaaggggccCCGGGTAAGAGGAGGGCTTCGGCCCACTGCAGGAAACCAAAGTCCCACGAGGCGGGAACAGCTCTGGGCGGAGCTGCAGCACAGACTGGGCAGAGGGGGGCTGCAGGGGTCATGGACAGGGCGATGCCCAGGGTGGAAGGGGTGGGCTTGCTGTGCGGGTGGGAGGCCAGTGGGGAGACATAGGTCTTAGTAGCATCGTGTACAAttatgtgtttttcattttcaaaatttctcttacAAAGCACACGAGTACCTCGATAATTTCAAACATTTGAATTTAAGAACAAACCACACTAGGTGCATCACAGTTCCGACTTTGATCGAAGGCACCTCCATGCAGTAGGGTGGTCACCGCGTGTCAGGAATCACCGTGGGTTTTTCACAGTTAGTCACACACTGGTTGCTTCTTACAAATCCTTACAAATGCCAATATGCACACAGGAGGCCAGGGTTCTCAAAGGAGACAAATTTAGTGGCTCATTTGCAGATGGTTGCAAGGTTGCCCTGTCCTTAGAGCACACGGGAGAAGGACCTACACATGGCCTCCTTCCAGCCAGGAGTGCTGGCCAGTGTGCTGAGCTGGGGAAGTCCGGCACACTGGGGGCCATCACGTCCAGCAGCTGGGACGCCAGGAGCCGCAGCTTGCCCTCGTCTGCATTCCTCACACCTGTGCACAGGGTGAGGTGCGGCGTGGATGCCCCCGACCCCACCCACTTGGCACTGCTGTCCCGTCTTACAGCTGGGACCACAGGCCCCTTGCCTGAGTCACCCAGCCAGTGTGGGGGGCCATCCCAAGCCACGTACCAAAACCCCCCAGGCCCAAGAACGGGGTCATCTGTCGGGCTCAGGTGAGAGACACAGCCCCAAGGCAGCTGGGGCAGACCCCTGAAGGCCCTTGGCAGGCTGTGTGTCCCTGCGGGGTCTGTGGGGCTCCGGGCCAGGAGGGCTCAGTGTGCTTCCTCTGGGTCCCACACCCTGCTGACCGACCGGCAAACCCAGGCTCTGGGATGAATCATGTATGACGGGGTTCGGTGCACTGGGGAGGCCTCTGTTCTCAGGAATGCTCCAATTCTGGCGCCTTCTCCAGGCACAGAGTTACAACTGGTCCgtaagtcagcagaaagaggctCCCGAGGGGTGCGGGGTGTGAGTGGTTGCCATGCACAGGGGAGATGGCCACACATGGCTGCAGACTGGCAGATCTGTCCCACACACCGTGTGGCCCCTCTGAACGCCCCTGCACACCCCGCTCCTCTGAGCGCTCCACTGCAGATACCATGCGACCTCTGGTGCAGCTGAGGCTGGGTGCAAACTCACACCTGTGATCGGGGGACCCACCCTGCTGTGAGAGCCTGAGCAGAGGGCCTGGCACTGCTCACCCACAGCAAAGACATCAACACCTAGGTCCCTGAGGATGCAGCCGGCAGCACGGACATCGTCCTGGGACTTGCCATCTGTCACTAGGACCACCACCTTGGCCGCCTCTGGATAGGAACTGGTGGCAGACTTCAGGTTCTGCTCCAGCAGGGCCAGGCCTTGGGATGTGGTGAGAGTAAGGTGCAGGCACAGCCGCATCACCCCTCCCAGCATCTGCCCCCATTGGCCCTGGCCCCtccagggagcagggaggagcCATCTCCACCCCATCTCCACCATATGCCCACCAAAGGTGAGCAAGACGGAGTCTGCCCTTCATAAAGGGGTGAATAGGTGCCCACACTACATGTAGGCTGCCTTACACACCAGTTTTCAAATCTGGGAGGGTGACGGGAGGTATCTGCAGGAAGGAGTGAGGGGCTTCGGGACAGAGACCGGGACAGACACCAGGGTGGGGACAGTGGGGCCCAGGCATACCTGTGACTGTGTTTCCCCCTCTGTAGCGGAGAATGTGGACTGTGGCCAGCACTTCGTCCTTGGTGCCAAAGGTGTTGAGGTCCCACTCGGTTTGGGGATCTCCACTGCACTGAGTCAGGCCTGGGAGGGGAGGTGCCATGGGGGCAGGGCACGTGCTGAGCCCACCCCTCcactctgcacacagctgccGGGGAGTCAGCAGGGAGGTGACTGTCTGCAAAGCCCCAGGAGCCCCAGAGGAGGGGCCAGCGTGCCCCCTGAGGAACCAGCCTCCGTCCGGGTGGGGCCAGGTGGGCAAGCAGCCTGTTGGCTGCAGGAGGGCACCTCAGCAGAGAGCTCTCCTGCCTGTCACCCCACTTCCCGCTTCTCAGTCCTGGAGTCAgccctgctgggggctggggaggaacGGTGAGGACCACCAGGGAGGGCCGGTACCCACCTACTTGGACTTAATCCCGCCCTATTTCAAAGGGCTCAGTGATGCTGACCAGGAAGTCTTTGACCTGCTGGAAGTGACTGTGGCTGATACTCCAGGACCCATCAACCAGGAAGATGATGTCCATGGGTGTGGAGGGCGTGCAGTGGAATGGGGGGCtggctgggtgggcagggagggaggtgaggggCTGGGTCAGGCCCCTGAGCTGCTGCCGACCAGGCTCAGCACCCAGGATCTCcccccctggggctgggggaagggggtgCCAGGGGGCTTCATCCTCAGGAGAGGCAGGGAGCCAGGTCTTGGGGAGGAGGGAGTACTGAGTTGCTTGGGTCTCGCCAGACTTAAGAAACCCCCATAAGCCTTGGCCCGTCATCTCAGCATCTTTGAGCCCCCCAGAGAGGATGGGCGATGTCCCAGCAGCCCCATGCCTCTGCCCTCCAGCGGCCTTCGTGGTGCTGAGCACTAAGTACGGCTGTCTGAGCAGGggccctcccccttccctgcctgcctAACACCCAGCCCAGGGGGCAGAGGCTGCCCAAGGGGGTgctggctggggtgggtggggtcaGCACCACGGACAGCTCCAGGCCCGGGCCTCACTGTCGCCTGGCCTGGGAGCTCTTTGGAGACAAGGCCAGGTCCCTGTGAGCTCAGACAGCACCTCCAGCCAAGCACCAGAGACCCTGTCTAATGGGgagacacagccctgccctgagGCCCAGCAGACCCAAGTCCACTGGGAAGTGGTGAGAGGCCTGGATCCCAGGACCCCCATGAGAGGGGTCATGCCCCTGTGAGGAGGGAGACACCTCCTTCCATTTCAAGTCTGATGGGAGACACAAAGTCAGGGCCATCCCGGGTCTGGCGGGAGAGCCGCAGCGCCGCCTGCAGGACCTCGCGGGCCGCCAGAGAGCACCATACTGGTCTGTCCTGCCCACAT is a window from the Manis javanica isolate MJ-LG chromosome 5, MJ_LKY, whole genome shotgun sequence genome containing:
- the COL20A1 gene encoding LOW QUALITY PROTEIN: collagen alpha-1(XX) chain (The sequence of the model RefSeq protein was modified relative to this genomic sequence to represent the inferred CDS: inserted 1 base in 1 codon; substituted 4 bases at 4 genomic stop codons), with amino-acid sequence MEASLDLLGGPAPRTWGEPGPPAWAGACPLTRVRSGPRPHSTLGWSRGQSRRPCPVSPVSGRIRLAVLPEDGLQMKWKGXEGNSLRYLAQVTPTPGDSEQEVRLTPKTPKATVGGLSPSRGHSMQIFELTGSGNVLLAPRGFVIEDLNSNTVSRRPLGSALEPTSSPAGSPDPEPRVTLAPRQDPPTPGRLKWRGASPPFHCTPSTPMDIIFLVDGSWSISHSHFQQVKDFLVSITEPFEIGRDXVQVGLTQCSGDPQTEWDLNTFGTKDEVLATVHILRYRGGNTVTGLALLEQNLKSATSSYPEAAKVVVLVTDGKSQDDVRAAGCILRDLGVDVFAVGVRNADEGKLRLLASQLLDVMAPSVPDFPSSAHWPALLAGRRPCVGPSPVCSKDRATLQPSANEPLNLSPLRTLASCVHIGISTFSSSGGLLCLEPAVYSAFYLPLVPRLLSSRPQTLPWLPHAIPLLLIGFSQAITADTYPAALPPEYTVVFLLHLCPEMPREAFALWQMMAEDFQPTLGLLPDAHRKSLTYFNHVPGATLQEVTFNLPEVRTIFFRSFHKVHVAVSRSTGRLHVDCRKVAERPIGEAGSPPATGFLLLGRLAESRGPQGSSSVFQLQTLQTMCHAPWAEEDKCCELPAAKEGESCPALPSDCTCSSQTPGPPGPQGPWPHLTGVPGRSGAPGEQGFPGPRGEPGPPGXTAPEGPGGQQGSPGXPGRTAQGPVGPPGVKGEKGVQGLPGLQGHPGHQGSPGKVGLQGLKGMRGLAGTASLPRPPGPRGLQGMVGARGTSGEQGPPGAVDPQGCRGPGGEXGEKGEPQPLATIYQLVRQACESTIQKHPLCCPR